From Thalassotalea psychrophila:
AGAAATTGAATATTACGAGCGTTTAATAAAACGAAACGTCGATTTTTCTATGCTGTCCCGTTATTACTCGGCAACTGAAACAAATATTGGTCGAGCACATGTATACGAACTCATCTGTGATTCAGATGGACAAGTTTCACAGTCTTTAGAATATTATTTACAGTCTGAAGAGTTATCAAAAAAGTATTTTGAAATAATTTTAATGTGTTTGAAAAACCTAAAAGAATATTTAATCAAACAGAAAATTTTGACTCTAACCTTATACCCAAGAAACTTAGTTTTGCAATTAGTTGATGAACCAAAATTGGTTATAATTGATGATATTGGCAATACTGAATTTATTAGGTTTTCTGAATTTATTTCATACTTAGCTATTAAAAAAGTAAATCGTAAATGGGGACGTTTTGTTGAATTTCTACAAATAAACTATCCTAACAACCCATTAATTGACAAAATTGAAGACTAATTTAAAAGGGCACTTATGCGAATTATAACTTTTGGTACTTTTGATGTGTTTCATGTTGGTCATGTCAATATTCTTGAGCGTGCGAAATTGCATGGAAGCCATCTTATTGTTGGTGTTTCATCTGATGCATTAAACATGTCTAAAAAACAGCGTTACCCTGTTTATACTGAAAACGACAGAACACATATCATCCGCTCTTTACGTTGTGTTGATGAGGTGTTTTTGGAAGAGTCACTTGAATTAAAAGCAGAATATATTAAACATTATAATGCTGACATTTTGATTATGGGCGATGATTGGGAAGGTAAGTTTGATCATCTAAAAGACATATGTGAAGTAGTTTATTTACCAAGAACACCATCAGTGTCGACTACTGAGATCATTGAAATTGTTAAAACTCATAGAGTTAGCTAATGTTGGATTATAAGTTTCTATTTTATATAGAACAGAACTACTCTTTTGAAATATTACGCCCGTTACAAAGTGTTATGAAAGCTCATGGCTATTCTGTTGCATGGTTGGCTATTGGTAATGAAGTAAATATAAACTTATTTCATGCTGACGAAGAGGTGCTTAATGATATTCAATCTGCAATTGAATTTCAGCCCGATGCCTGTTTTGTTCCAGGGAATATAATTCCTAATTTCATCTCGGGTTTAAAGGTGCAAGTTTTTCATGGTCTGGAATGGAAGAAGAAAGGTCACTTTGTGATTCGTGGCTGTTTTGATTTGTATTGTACTCATGGACCTGCGACTACTGAAAGATTTAACCAGTTAGCGAATGAACACGGTTATTTTGATGTGGTTGAAACAGGTTGGCCAAAACTTGATCCTTTATTTACTACTGAGCCGTTTAAGCTTGATGTAAAAAATAAGCCGGTAATTTTATTCGCTCCGACATTTTCACCAAAACTTACTTGTGCTGGTGTTTTATTTGAACAAATAAAAAACTTAGTGAATAAACAAGACTGGCTTTGGCTTGCAAAATTTCATCCTAAAATGAACCCTGAACTAGTGCAATTATATCAAAGCATCGAATCTGATAATTTTAAAGTCATTGATACGTCTGATATAGCCTCTTTATTGCAAGTAGCAGAAGTTATGGTTTCGGATACTTCATCAGTAATTGGTGAATTTGCATTATTGAACAAACCTATTGTTAGCTTTAAAAACTCTGAACCAGGTAACTACCTGATTGATATTGATGATCCTGTGTTATTAGAGGGTTCTATTGTAAATGCATTAACGCCTGCAGACGATCTTAAAGGTTATATTGCTGATTACGCAAGAGAACTTCATCCTTTAATCGATGGGTTAGCATCTGAGCGGATATTAGCTGATGTTGTAGATAAATTGAATCATGGTATTCAAGCCAAACGGGACAAGCCACTGAACTTGTTTAGAAATTTAAAACTTCGAAAGCAATTACATTATTGGAAATGTTAATTAGGAATTATTATGAGTCAAAAATTATCAGTATGTATTATTTGTAAAAATGAAGAAGATAAAATAGAGCGATGTTTATCATCTTTAACATTTGCAGATGAAATTGTACTGCTAGACTCGGGCAGTAGCGATAAAACTTTAACCATAGCAAAAAAGTATACCGATAAAATATATGTTCGTGAAGATTGGTTGGGCTTTGGAGAGCAGCGCAGACGAGCAGAAGAATTGGCGACTAATGATTGGATTTTAGCCATTGATGCTGATGAAGTTGTTCCTGAAGCTTTGCAAATAGAAATTAAAACTTATATGCAATCAATTAATGCTAATGAAGTGTTGGTACTCAATCGATTAACAAGTTTCTGCGGAAAGTTTGTCCATCATAGTGGCTGGTACCCTGATCCTATCGTGCGCATCTATAATCGGACAAAATATCGATATAACGGAAACCTAGTCCATGAATCGGTAAGTTGTAAAGGCTCGAAAAAGATCCAATTAAAAGCAAACCTTATGCACTACACCTTTGATAATTTAAAAGACTATCTGGTCAAACGTTGTGGGTATGCCGAAGCATGGGCTGAAGAAAGATACAATAAGGGAAAAAAATCATCATCGATTAAAGCTGTGGCAGCTGGCCTATTTGCATTCATTCGACATTATGTTTTTTATCGCGGATTTTTAGACGGTAGAACAGGCTTTTTAATTTCAGTAATTCAAATGCAATATACGTTTAATAAATACATGTTACTTGTATTGAAAAATGACCAAAATAGATAACCCATTAATTGAG
This genomic window contains:
- a CDS encoding YrbL family protein, yielding MIELDNTLLVGKGAFRECYRHPDNNGLCVKVLFRQDIYQKAIRREIEYYERLIKRNVDFSMLSRYYSATETNIGRAHVYELICDSDGQVSQSLEYYLQSEELSKKYFEIILMCLKNLKEYLIKQKILTLTLYPRNLVLQLVDEPKLVIIDDIGNTEFIRFSEFISYLAIKKVNRKWGRFVEFLQINYPNNPLIDKIED
- a CDS encoding adenylyltransferase/cytidyltransferase family protein; this encodes MRIITFGTFDVFHVGHVNILERAKLHGSHLIVGVSSDALNMSKKQRYPVYTENDRTHIIRSLRCVDEVFLEESLELKAEYIKHYNADILIMGDDWEGKFDHLKDICEVVYLPRTPSVSTTEIIEIVKTHRVS
- a CDS encoding CDP-glycerol glycerophosphotransferase family protein, with product MLDYKFLFYIEQNYSFEILRPLQSVMKAHGYSVAWLAIGNEVNINLFHADEEVLNDIQSAIEFQPDACFVPGNIIPNFISGLKVQVFHGLEWKKKGHFVIRGCFDLYCTHGPATTERFNQLANEHGYFDVVETGWPKLDPLFTTEPFKLDVKNKPVILFAPTFSPKLTCAGVLFEQIKNLVNKQDWLWLAKFHPKMNPELVQLYQSIESDNFKVIDTSDIASLLQVAEVMVSDTSSVIGEFALLNKPIVSFKNSEPGNYLIDIDDPVLLEGSIVNALTPADDLKGYIADYARELHPLIDGLASERILADVVDKLNHGIQAKRDKPLNLFRNLKLRKQLHYWKC
- a CDS encoding glycosyltransferase family 2 protein, which gives rise to MSQKLSVCIICKNEEDKIERCLSSLTFADEIVLLDSGSSDKTLTIAKKYTDKIYVREDWLGFGEQRRRAEELATNDWILAIDADEVVPEALQIEIKTYMQSINANEVLVLNRLTSFCGKFVHHSGWYPDPIVRIYNRTKYRYNGNLVHESVSCKGSKKIQLKANLMHYTFDNLKDYLVKRCGYAEAWAEERYNKGKKSSSIKAVAAGLFAFIRHYVFYRGFLDGRTGFLISVIQMQYTFNKYMLLVLKNDQNR